Genomic window (Romboutsia lituseburensis):
TCTAATACTGGAAAATCCATTCATACCCACCCCATTTTTATTATTATAAATTATATTATATTAGCAATAATAAATACCCATTAAAGTAAATACTTTTAAATGCTCTACCATATCTTAAGATATATATCATATTTATTTAACTAAATTAATCCTTAAATCTCTCAGCATAGATATTTCTTATTTGGAAAATTGTTAAATAAGGAGTATAATGTAAAAAATTAACTATTACTATATAAATTAAGATTGGAGGAAACATAGTGAAGAATAATTTTAAGTTAAAAAAAGGAGATGCTATAGGTATTTTTTCACCATCAACACCTATAACAGCTTATACTCCAAAAAGATTTCAAAGAGGAGTTAAGTACCTACAGGATAAAGGATTCAAGATTATAGAAGGTAACTTAACAGGAAAAAGTGATTTTTATAGATCTGGAAGTATTAAAGAAAGATCAGAAGAACTAAATAACTTAATTAGAAATCCTAAAGTAAAGTGTATTATGTCTACTATTGGAGGAATGAACTCAAATTCATTACTTCCATATATAGATTACGAGGCGTTTAAGGAAAATCCAAAGCCTATAATCGGATATTCAGATGTTACAGCTATATTATTAGGAATTTATGCTAAAACAGGCATTTCAACATATTATGGACCAGCACTAGTAGCCTCTTTTGGAGAGTTAAAACCATATGTTGATTTAACTTATAAATACTTTGAAGATATATTAGTAAATGGCATCAGTTACCCTCATATTATTGAAAATCCAGATTTTTGGACTGATGAATTCATTGATTGGGAAAATCAAGATAGAGAAAAAAGTAGAGTAGAAAATGAGTTAATCACTGTCTATGAAGGTAAAGTACAAGGTAGATTAATTGGTGGAAATTTAAATACTATGACGGGCATTTGGAATACAGAATATATGCCTGAGATAAAAAAAGGAGATATACTTCTTATTGAAGATTCTCTACATGATTGTGCTACTATTGAGAGAAGTTTTTCATTATTAAAGTTAAGTGGTGTATTTGATAAAGTTTCAGGAATTATTTTAGGTAAACATGAATTATTTAAAGATTCTAACACAGGTAGAAAACCATATGAAATATTATTAGAAGTCTTAGGTGACAAAGAGATTCCTTTCTTAGCTGAATTTGATTGCTGCCATACTCATCCAATGATAACTTTGCCAATTGGATGTACAGTTGAACTTGATGCAACAAATAAAAGAGTTTCTATTATTGAATAACTGCATGTTATAGTCAAGATACAAATAATAATTTAGAAATTCTTCAATAAAAAGTTGCTTCGCTCCTATAGCCAACGACTTCATCCTTTGCTCAAAAAGGTAATTTTTACTTTTACAAATGTGCTGACTTGACTATAATGCATAGATTGTCTAGAGTTTTTGATGTATTGTAATATCATTAAGCATAAAAAAGTGGACAATTGTACATATCATAATTATTTTGTAATCTCTTTATAAAAAGTCCTCTATTAGTCCACTTTCTTATTTTTAAAATAAATAGTTTAGTCTATTTTTATGTATCTTATTTAAATATAAAATTTATTTAAGATATTATTTCTTAAGTTTTCTAAAAATATAAGTAACAAAGAAACCTCTATCATCTTCACATTCAATATACTTAACTAGTTCAAATAGTTTATTTATATCTTCAAAATCATCTGGATAAATTAAGTCATCTTTTCTAATTTTAGAATCTACTTTGTATTTGTGACCAAATCCACAAATAAACAAAGTTCCACCATCTGATATATGGCTTGCAATAACATCAAGTTGATCCTTGCTTAACCTATAATGATTAATTAGTATATTATCAAATACACCTACTTCATTTAATGAATTTAAATCACTTAGATCAATTAGTTTTGTATCTACTAAATAATTCTCTCTTTTGGCAAATATATTTAATCTCTCAATGGCTTTAAAGCTAAAGTCAACGCCTTTTACCTTAAAACCATTCTTAAGTAAAAATAAAGTATTTCTTCCATCACCACAAGCTACATCAAGTACAGAACCCTTTTTGAAATACATAATATTTTCAATCAATGATTTTTCTGGATTGAGTGGACTATCTTTTCTATTCTCAAATTTGTTATTCCAAAACTCCTCATTACCCATATACTCCATTGTATCCCCCCTCTTTAAAGTTTTCATTGGTCAATAATTAGTTTGATTATAACAAAACTTATTACTTTCTAATATAAAATAAATACTATTTTAAAATTGCTGAGTAATATGCAACTACTGTATTTTATAGCTTTATTTATCCAAAATATTAACTACATATTCATAGCAATCATCAATTCCATTGATGTAATTTTTGTATGTTTGTGTTATATCTATATCTGGTTTAACGCCTCCATTATATCCTTCTTTTAATTCTCGAAAACTGTAAGGATGTTTAACTTTTATTTTAGAATTAGGTAATATAATAAATTCACCTTCAGTTCCAAACATATTTACATTTCCACCAGTTTCCTCACCTATTATAGTTGCACCTAATTCATTTTGTAATCTCCATGCTAGGATCGCTCCAGCTGACGAAGTTTCTTTTCCTGTTATAACTACTATATCTTCACTATTTAAGTTTATTTTATATTTTAAATCATGTATAAGTAAATCAACTAACTTAAATGCACCACCACGATTTTGTCTTAAGTCTATAACAAGTTTATCATAATCATTATTATTTATTTCTTCTAAAAGATTGTTATGGAAATCATAATAATCTGGATAATTAGCTGCATCTTGTTTGTTAATATTAGCTCCCTGATTTGTTAGACATTTATTATATTTAAAATATAGTACATTATCTTCTTTCATCTGTTTTGTCCAGTAAAAATCATATTTACCTTCAACTTTAGTACTTATTTTAGATTGAATTTTATCTAAGTTAACATAATTAACTTCTTTATTTTTCATAGCATTGACATCTATTTTTATTTTTTCTTTATTATCGTTTTCAAATACGTACTCTGCCTTAGTCCCATCTACTGTTTGTAAAAATTTTAAATATTCATAGATTTGCATTTGCGACATAGCTAGCTCTTTGGCAAATTGTTGATTATCATAACTTATAAGAGTTGATACTTTTTTTATTATCTCATCTGTACATACATTATTAATAGATATTAACTTATAACCTAGTATACTCTTATACTGGCTATCACTAGCTATAGCTCTTAACTCATTTGAAAAATATTCAAATTTAATTGGAAATTCAACTATTTCCTCATAGTCAAACTTTTCTGTTCCTATAGGTGTCAATATCTCAAGAAAATCTATGCTTGTATGAGCATCCCCTATTGAAGATATAATTTGGCCTATTCTCAGAGAAATCTCAAGATCTGATAAATTTTTTAGATCTGATTTTAACTTTTGTATATTTTCATTCCATGTTTTTTCTGATATGTACCTAAATAAATCTGGATGTTTCTTTTTTAAATTCTCGTCCATATAATTAATATCTTCTTCCCATTTTTTATTAGCCAATATCTTTTCTCCACTTATCGTGGTATTACATCCTAATATCATAATTGTTGATAATATAAAAATTATAACAATCAACTTTTTCATATTTTCCCCCTTTATTTAATTAATCTAAGCTTTATACAATGATTTACCTATCCTATTTTAATTTAATATTCTGATTTTAATAAAAAATTCCTTTATAAATAAAAATCATGAGTAACAAAGTTTTTTATTTCAAAAAATAGATATCTTAGTCCATTTTTATTGATTTTTAAGATTTAGTAATTTAATGTATTAGTATATAAAAAAATAATTTATTGGTCTTAATATTTTAATTTATATAATTAAGTTTAATAAAAGTCAGAATGGAGGCAATATAAATGTCATCTTTACCA
Coding sequences:
- a CDS encoding S66 family peptidase translates to MKNNFKLKKGDAIGIFSPSTPITAYTPKRFQRGVKYLQDKGFKIIEGNLTGKSDFYRSGSIKERSEELNNLIRNPKVKCIMSTIGGMNSNSLLPYIDYEAFKENPKPIIGYSDVTAILLGIYAKTGISTYYGPALVASFGELKPYVDLTYKYFEDILVNGISYPHIIENPDFWTDEFIDWENQDREKSRVENELITVYEGKVQGRLIGGNLNTMTGIWNTEYMPEIKKGDILLIEDSLHDCATIERSFSLLKLSGVFDKVSGIILGKHELFKDSNTGRKPYEILLEVLGDKEIPFLAEFDCCHTHPMITLPIGCTVELDATNKRVSIIE
- a CDS encoding class I SAM-dependent methyltransferase codes for the protein MEYMGNEEFWNNKFENRKDSPLNPEKSLIENIMYFKKGSVLDVACGDGRNTLFLLKNGFKVKGVDFSFKAIERLNIFAKRENYLVDTKLIDLSDLNSLNEVGVFDNILINHYRLSKDQLDVIASHISDGGTLFICGFGHKYKVDSKIRKDDLIYPDDFEDINKLFELVKYIECEDDRGFFVTYIFRKLKK
- a CDS encoding S41 family peptidase, translated to MKKLIVIIFILSTIMILGCNTTISGEKILANKKWEEDINYMDENLKKKHPDLFRYISEKTWNENIQKLKSDLKNLSDLEISLRIGQIISSIGDAHTSIDFLEILTPIGTEKFDYEEIVEFPIKFEYFSNELRAIASDSQYKSILGYKLISINNVCTDEIIKKVSTLISYDNQQFAKELAMSQMQIYEYLKFLQTVDGTKAEYVFENDNKEKIKIDVNAMKNKEVNYVNLDKIQSKISTKVEGKYDFYWTKQMKEDNVLYFKYNKCLTNQGANINKQDAANYPDYYDFHNNLLEEINNNDYDKLVIDLRQNRGGAFKLVDLLIHDLKYKINLNSEDIVVITGKETSSAGAILAWRLQNELGATIIGEETGGNVNMFGTEGEFIILPNSKIKVKHPYSFRELKEGYNGGVKPDIDITQTYKNYINGIDDCYEYVVNILDK